A section of the Oncorhynchus gorbuscha isolate QuinsamMale2020 ecotype Even-year linkage group LG04, OgorEven_v1.0, whole genome shotgun sequence genome encodes:
- the LOC124033577 gene encoding AKT-interacting protein-like isoform X2, with translation MNLNPFWSMSTNTGRKRSDCEEQSGEQQQQRASPARPSFGKKQLPSIPKNAVPITKPASPAATAQLANGTHASYGPFYLEYSLLAEFTLVIKQKLPGIYVQPSYKSALMWFGVIFIRHGLYQDGVFKFTVYIPDNYPDGECPRVVFDIPVFHPLVDPVSGELDVRRAFTKWRRNHNHIWQVLMYARTVFYKINTMEPLNPEAAVLYDKDVQLFKSKVIDSVKLCNSHLFDQPKMDDPYAISFSSWNPAIHDEAKERMFSHKRRPEDHHKGLQVSGLSWVKPGSTQPFSKDDNPPQS, from the exons ATGAACCTGAACCCATTCTGGAGCATGTCTACCAATACTGGTCGTAAG AGATCTGACTGTGAGGAACAGAGTGGAGAGCAGCAGCAACAAAGAGCCAGTCCAGCCCGTCCTAGCTTTGGGAAGAAGCAGCTTCCCTCCATCCCCAAGAATGCAGTCCCCATCACCAAGCCTGCCTCTCCTGCCGCCACAGCCCAGTTGGCCAACGGAACACATGCCTCCTACGGTCCATTCTACCTGGAGTACTCGCTGCTGGCTGAGTT CACGCTAGTGATCAAGCAAAAACTGCCTGGAATCTATGTGCAGCCATCCTACAAATCAGCATTGA TGTGGTTCGGGGTCATTTTCATCAGACATGGCTTGTACCAGGATGGAGTCTTCAAGTTCACTGTGTATATTCCAGATAACTATCCTGATGGTGAATGTCCT AGAGTGGTGTTTGATATCCCAGTCTTCCACCCACTAGTGGACCCTGTTTCAGGAGAGCTTGATGTCAGGAGAGCCTTCACCAAGTGGAG GCGTAATCACAACCACATCTGGCAAGTCCTGATGTATGCACGCACGGTGTTCTACAAGATCAACACTATGGAACCACTCAACCCAGAAGCTGCTGTGCT GTATGACAAGGATGTGCAGTTGTTCAAAAGCAAGGTGATAGACAGCGTCAAACTATGCAACAGTCACCTCTTCGACCAGCCCAAGATGGACGATCCTTATGCAATAAG TTTCTCTTCATGGAACCCAGCAATCCACGATGAGGCGAAGGAACGGATGTTCTCACACAAA AGACGGCCTGAGGATCACCACAAGGGGCTGCAGGTGTCAGGACTGTCTTGGGTGAAGCCCGGATCCACACAACCCTTCAGCAAAGATGACAACCCTCCCCAGAGCTGA
- the LOC124033577 gene encoding AKT-interacting protein-like isoform X1, with product MNLNPFWSMSTNTGRKRSDCEEQSGEQQQQRASPARPSFGKKQLPSIPKNAVPITKPASPAATAQLANGTHASYGPFYLEYSLLAEFTLVIKQKLPGIYVQPSYKSALMWFGVIFIRHGLYQDGVFKFTVYIPDNYPDGECPRVVFDIPVFHPLVDPVSGELDVRRAFTKWSSVPHGLFLQLDSDTALRNHNHIWQVLMYARTVFYKINTMEPLNPEAAVLYDKDVQLFKSKVIDSVKLCNSHLFDQPKMDDPYAISFSSWNPAIHDEAKERMFSHKRRPEDHHKGLQVSGLSWVKPGSTQPFSKDDNPPQS from the exons ATGAACCTGAACCCATTCTGGAGCATGTCTACCAATACTGGTCGTAAG AGATCTGACTGTGAGGAACAGAGTGGAGAGCAGCAGCAACAAAGAGCCAGTCCAGCCCGTCCTAGCTTTGGGAAGAAGCAGCTTCCCTCCATCCCCAAGAATGCAGTCCCCATCACCAAGCCTGCCTCTCCTGCCGCCACAGCCCAGTTGGCCAACGGAACACATGCCTCCTACGGTCCATTCTACCTGGAGTACTCGCTGCTGGCTGAGTT CACGCTAGTGATCAAGCAAAAACTGCCTGGAATCTATGTGCAGCCATCCTACAAATCAGCATTGA TGTGGTTCGGGGTCATTTTCATCAGACATGGCTTGTACCAGGATGGAGTCTTCAAGTTCACTGTGTATATTCCAGATAACTATCCTGATGGTGAATGTCCT AGAGTGGTGTTTGATATCCCAGTCTTCCACCCACTAGTGGACCCTGTTTCAGGAGAGCTTGATGTCAGGAGAGCCTTCACCAAGTGGAG CTCTGTTCCTCATGGCCTGTTTCTTCAGCTGGACAGTGACACAGCCTT GCGTAATCACAACCACATCTGGCAAGTCCTGATGTATGCACGCACGGTGTTCTACAAGATCAACACTATGGAACCACTCAACCCAGAAGCTGCTGTGCT GTATGACAAGGATGTGCAGTTGTTCAAAAGCAAGGTGATAGACAGCGTCAAACTATGCAACAGTCACCTCTTCGACCAGCCCAAGATGGACGATCCTTATGCAATAAG TTTCTCTTCATGGAACCCAGCAATCCACGATGAGGCGAAGGAACGGATGTTCTCACACAAA AGACGGCCTGAGGATCACCACAAGGGGCTGCAGGTGTCAGGACTGTCTTGGGTGAAGCCCGGATCCACACAACCCTTCAGCAAAGATGACAACCCTCCCCAGAGCTGA